One part of the Methanofastidiosum sp. genome encodes these proteins:
- a CDS encoding class I SAM-dependent methyltransferase family protein: MEDKKIRTLREQLKNKVSDGDIRKIMKSYEQIGDIIILTIPKEYQELKDFIGKSFYDSFGCQAVLEKGSVSGEFRVPYYKKIIGGGFVTIHKENGILYKIDLSKVMFSSGNIAERIRMGQISLPDEIIIDMFSGIGYFTLPLSKYGKSKVWALEKNPDSYNLLLENIYLNKVVDRVTPINTDCLDFNPNFKADRIIMGYFSDDEKFLLKALDMIKDGGTIHYHNTMPEKSEPTFKKNLEIILSNKGRTLEPLYYRKIKKYSPGVWHVVFDFKIH, from the coding sequence GTGGAAGATAAAAAAATAAGAACACTTAGAGAACAGCTAAAGAATAAGGTATCTGATGGAGATATCAGAAAAATAATGAAGAGTTACGAGCAAATTGGGGACATTATAATACTTACAATCCCTAAAGAGTATCAAGAACTAAAGGATTTTATCGGAAAGAGTTTTTATGATAGCTTTGGATGTCAGGCTGTTTTAGAAAAGGGTTCTGTTTCAGGAGAGTTTAGAGTTCCTTATTACAAAAAGATTATTGGGGGAGGATTTGTCACAATCCACAAAGAAAATGGGATACTCTACAAAATTGATCTGTCCAAAGTGATGTTTTCTTCCGGCAACATAGCTGAGAGGATAAGGATGGGCCAAATTTCTTTGCCTGATGAAATTATAATTGATATGTTTTCCGGCATTGGGTATTTTACATTACCGTTATCAAAATATGGAAAATCTAAGGTATGGGCTTTAGAGAAAAATCCCGATAGCTATAATCTTCTCTTAGAAAATATTTACCTTAACAAAGTAGTTGATAGGGTCACACCCATAAATACCGACTGCCTTGATTTTAATCCAAACTTCAAAGCAGACAGGATAATTATGGGATACTTCTCAGACGATGAAAAGTTTTTATTAAAAGCATTGGATATGATAAAAGACGGTGGAACAATCCACTACCATAATACTATGCCTGAAAAATCTGAGCCCACTTTCAAGAAAAATCTTGAAATAATTTTGTCTAATAAAGGAAGAACTTTAGAGCCGCTTTATTACAGGAAAATTAAAAAATATTCACCTGGCGTATGGCACGTTGTTTTTGATTTTAAAATCCATTAA
- a CDS encoding stage II sporulation protein M: MESRKERLTSFYKNEVFATIKENKNLMLISLGLFLLGSISGFYIFKVLLNNNPEIIDSFLKEFQDMFGPLKEMTSLELFFTIFFINTRTSFLIMILGVFVGFFPFMSLWGNGTIVGLLYGKFIAEGGNSLVFLMGILPHGIIEIPAIIIAASQGFRLGKEIIFPPPGKSRSESLRVNIKKGLKLFAIIIPLLLIAALIEVYLSAYLFKANL; encoded by the coding sequence ATGGAAAGCAGAAAAGAAAGATTAACTTCCTTTTACAAAAATGAAGTATTCGCAACAATCAAAGAAAATAAAAATCTAATGTTAATATCGCTAGGATTATTTCTACTGGGATCTATCTCAGGATTCTATATATTTAAAGTATTATTGAACAACAACCCGGAGATAATTGATTCCTTCCTAAAGGAATTCCAGGACATGTTTGGGCCCTTAAAGGAAATGACTTCACTCGAATTATTCTTTACAATATTCTTTATTAACACAAGAACATCATTTTTGATAATGATACTTGGAGTTTTTGTCGGATTCTTTCCTTTCATGTCACTCTGGGGGAACGGAACCATAGTAGGGCTGCTTTATGGGAAATTTATCGCTGAAGGAGGAAATTCTTTAGTTTTCTTAATGGGCATACTACCGCACGGCATAATTGAAATTCCCGCTATCATTATAGCAGCATCCCAAGGATTTAGACTCGGAAAAGAAATTATTTTTCCGCCTCCGGGTAAATCTAGATCAGAGTCTCTAAGAGTTAATATCAAGAAAGGATTAAAATTATTTGCAATAATAATTCCACTATTACTAATTGCTGCATTAATTGAGGTATACCTCTCTGCTTACCTCTTTAAAGCAAATCTATGA
- a CDS encoding DEAD/DEAH box helicase, whose translation MNFENLGLSNQLLIAIKKLGFNTPTEIQKMSIPDIMAGKDIIGESSTGSGKTLAFGCGIVEQVNPKEGLQALVLTPTRELAEQVKDSLKEISSQKNLRIISVYGGVPINQQIRDIPKAEVVVATPGRLMDHLQRGTINISKINILVLDEADRMLDMGFLDDVERIISECPTDRQTLFFSATISRDIKRLANKYMIKPTSVTAEKMVDPEKLKQVYYDIPRNMKLSLLVHLLETENSELAMIFCNTRNTTDYVVKNLRANNIKAIAIHGGLTQNKRTKSIKQFNDSKAGVLVCTDVAARGLDINNVSHIYNYDISNDSNDYVHRIGRTARAGESGKVINLLTDRDYANFTKILDTYPSFTIESVERPYLKKIMAITVDNERYSQEPRRHSQGNRRQSNRRNNSRSYHKGN comes from the coding sequence ATGAATTTTGAAAACTTAGGCTTAAGTAATCAGCTACTCATAGCCATAAAAAAATTAGGATTTAACACTCCTACAGAGATACAGAAAATGTCTATACCGGATATAATGGCTGGGAAAGACATAATTGGAGAATCATCAACAGGCTCAGGTAAAACACTGGCCTTTGGATGCGGTATAGTTGAGCAGGTAAATCCAAAAGAAGGGTTACAGGCGTTAGTCCTTACCCCAACTAGAGAACTTGCAGAACAGGTAAAGGATTCCTTGAAGGAAATTTCAAGTCAGAAAAATTTGAGGATTATTTCAGTTTACGGAGGAGTTCCAATTAATCAACAGATTAGGGATATCCCAAAAGCTGAGGTAGTGGTAGCTACTCCAGGCAGATTAATGGACCACCTCCAAAGAGGAACAATAAATATTTCTAAAATCAACATCCTTGTTTTGGACGAAGCAGACAGGATGCTTGACATGGGATTTTTAGATGATGTTGAGAGAATTATATCGGAATGTCCAACAGACAGGCAAACTTTATTTTTCTCTGCAACTATTTCAAGAGATATCAAAAGATTGGCCAATAAGTACATGATTAAACCAACTAGCGTAACTGCAGAAAAAATGGTAGACCCAGAAAAACTTAAACAGGTCTATTACGACATACCAAGAAACATGAAATTGTCACTTCTTGTACACCTATTAGAAACTGAAAATTCAGAGCTTGCAATGATCTTCTGTAACACCAGAAACACTACAGATTATGTTGTAAAAAATCTAAGGGCAAATAACATAAAGGCTATCGCAATCCACGGTGGATTGACGCAAAACAAGCGTACAAAAAGCATCAAACAATTCAACGACTCTAAAGCAGGTGTATTAGTATGTACAGATGTTGCTGCAAGAGGTCTTGACATCAACAACGTCTCCCACATCTATAACTATGACATATCAAATGATTCCAACGACTATGTCCACAGAATCGGAAGGACTGCAAGGGCTGGAGAATCCGGAAAGGTAATCAATCTATTGACAGACAGGGATTATGCAAATTTTACAAAAATACTTGACACCTACCCATCATTTACAATTGAAAGTGTAGAAAGACCATACTTAAAGAAAATCATGGCCATTACAGTAGACAATGAAAGATATTCTCAAGAGCCAAGAAGACATTCCCAGGGCAATAGAAGACAATCAAATAGAAGGAATAACTCAAGGAGTTATCACAAGGGAAACTAA
- a CDS encoding RNA repair domain-containing protein, protein MNQSRNILSKIFYGGEDPSDYGVGYLHWIERRPTLRYIRCSDISNFDSSGIHFETTTIPFHRIKLIFNKNGEIIFKKDVEGLLISMPRNLFI, encoded by the coding sequence ATGAATCAATCAAGGAATATATTATCAAAAATATTCTACGGAGGAGAAGATCCTAGCGATTATGGAGTGGGGTATCTCCACTGGATAGAGAGAAGGCCAACATTAAGATATATTAGATGCAGCGATATCTCAAATTTTGATAGTAGTGGGATACATTTTGAAACTACTACTATTCCATTCCACAGGATAAAACTGATTTTCAACAAAAATGGAGAAATTATTTTTAAGAAGGATGTGGAAGGGCTTCTTATTTCAATGCCTAGAAATCTTTTTATTTAG
- the dph2 gene encoding diphthamide biosynthesis enzyme Dph2, whose product MKYQFDLGPLFKRLKELDVKRVGLVLPEGLKVYADYISSELKKQGYDVIVSGNFNYGACDVPDLDFDEVCDCLINFGHAPLPVESNIPMLFVEVDFVFPYMGLLENNIDLLKKEGKRAGLVSTVNYVKELPKVKQYLESEGFEVFIGKGDKRVAYTGQVLGCDFSSASAISDKVDFFIFVGEGRFHPLGVAISSEKKVFAFDSDGIYSLDEYRDKILKERFGSIFRAKDSKKFGLIVSAKKGQKRIALAKILKRKIEDSGLIADIILMDEVTPDKLYGFDYDSFVVCACPRIGIDDAKRYKKPLLTPKELEIVLDGKEEYVMDEIDQEDF is encoded by the coding sequence TTGAAGTATCAGTTTGATTTAGGGCCTCTTTTTAAGAGATTAAAAGAATTGGATGTAAAAAGAGTCGGGCTGGTATTGCCTGAAGGATTAAAAGTTTATGCAGATTATATCTCTAGTGAACTTAAAAAACAAGGATATGATGTAATCGTTTCGGGGAATTTTAATTATGGCGCTTGTGATGTGCCTGATCTTGACTTTGATGAGGTATGTGACTGTTTAATTAATTTCGGGCATGCGCCTCTACCAGTTGAAAGCAATATACCCATGTTATTTGTAGAAGTTGACTTTGTTTTTCCATATATGGGACTCTTAGAAAATAATATCGATTTACTTAAAAAAGAAGGAAAAAGGGCGGGGCTTGTATCAACTGTAAACTATGTGAAGGAACTTCCTAAAGTAAAACAATATCTAGAAAGTGAAGGATTTGAAGTATTCATTGGAAAAGGAGATAAGCGAGTTGCATATACAGGACAGGTTTTGGGGTGTGACTTTTCATCTGCTTCTGCCATTTCAGATAAAGTTGACTTTTTTATATTCGTAGGTGAGGGGAGATTTCACCCATTAGGCGTTGCAATATCTTCTGAGAAAAAAGTATTTGCTTTTGATAGCGATGGAATTTATTCTTTAGATGAATACAGAGATAAGATCCTAAAAGAAAGATTTGGTTCAATCTTTAGGGCCAAGGATTCAAAGAAATTTGGACTGATAGTTTCAGCGAAAAAGGGTCAAAAGAGAATTGCACTAGCAAAAATACTAAAAAGAAAGATAGAAGATTCTGGATTGATTGCAGATATTATTTTGATGGATGAAGTTACTCCTGATAAACTCTATGGATTTGATTACGATAGCTTTGTTGTTTGTGCATGCCCAAGGATAGGAATTGATGATGCAAAGAGATACAAAAAGCCTCTATTGACTCCAAAAGAGCTTGAGATAGTTCTTGATGGGAAAGAAGAGTATGTTATGGATGAAATCGACCAAGAAGATTTTTGA
- a CDS encoding radical SAM protein yields the protein MEGTMRFTEYGTIKKKSVNRFALIYPDVYRAGNSNLGLHYVYNIVNEKDGFSIERFFSDFERSIETQDMLKNFKALLFSLNYEYGVINLLKILKKNNIPLLRENRKEHLVITGGPLNVNPFVLKDVFDIAFIGDAEKSLFEFLDIYSGLDDPKKQIDEFGKIEGLYIPEIHKENKIKRRIEKLEYHPLYEPIQWGDFEESFNKTFLLEVSRGCRSRCSFCLTGNALGPYRERSEEKLIEIVKEGQKRTKFEKVALIGSDMPSSLDEIIKSISRLGFQVSLPSLKLRDINESTIPLLGQDTITLAPESSESIRFQIGKCYKDEEFFDKINLIKKYSKSVKLYFIFGLPGEEQKDLDEIINFIKQSRKIIRTKSSFNPFVPKPHTPFEDHIFDFSELKEKMKYITTNIKDVRIEDLKGAFIQYVISLGGCDIGKFIIDGVENGTNLSYSSFNKAIEKGEIIIPSVDKEWKRIEVSV from the coding sequence GTGGAAGGAACAATGAGATTCACTGAATATGGTACTATTAAAAAAAAATCAGTCAATAGATTTGCTTTAATCTATCCTGACGTATATCGTGCCGGAAACTCAAACCTTGGGCTTCATTATGTTTATAACATTGTTAATGAGAAGGATGGATTTTCAATAGAAAGATTTTTCTCTGACTTTGAAAGATCTATTGAAACTCAAGACATGCTAAAGAATTTCAAAGCTTTATTGTTTTCACTAAATTATGAATATGGAGTAATTAATCTCCTTAAAATTTTAAAAAAGAACAATATTCCTTTATTGAGAGAAAATAGAAAAGAGCACCTAGTCATCACAGGTGGCCCTCTCAATGTGAACCCTTTTGTATTGAAGGATGTTTTTGACATTGCATTTATTGGTGATGCAGAAAAATCACTCTTTGAATTTCTAGATATTTATTCAGGGTTGGACGATCCTAAAAAACAAATAGATGAGTTTGGTAAGATTGAAGGGCTCTATATACCTGAGATTCATAAGGAAAATAAGATTAAAAGAAGGATAGAAAAGCTGGAATATCATCCACTTTACGAACCTATCCAATGGGGAGATTTTGAAGAATCGTTTAATAAAACATTTCTTTTAGAGGTATCTAGGGGATGCAGAAGCAGATGCTCATTCTGCCTTACTGGCAACGCTCTCGGGCCTTATCGAGAGAGAAGCGAAGAAAAGCTAATTGAAATAGTGAAAGAGGGGCAAAAGAGAACTAAGTTTGAAAAGGTTGCATTGATAGGATCAGATATGCCTTCCTCTCTTGATGAAATTATCAAAAGTATAAGTAGACTTGGATTTCAAGTTTCTCTACCTTCATTAAAGCTTAGGGACATAAATGAGAGCACAATCCCACTATTGGGCCAAGATACTATAACTTTAGCACCTGAATCTTCTGAATCAATCAGATTTCAAATAGGAAAATGTTACAAGGATGAAGAGTTCTTTGATAAAATCAATCTAATAAAAAAATACTCTAAATCTGTAAAACTATACTTTATCTTTGGGCTCCCGGGGGAAGAACAAAAAGATCTGGATGAAATAATAAATTTCATAAAACAATCAAGAAAGATAATAAGAACAAAATCATCGTTTAATCCTTTTGTTCCAAAGCCCCATACTCCTTTTGAAGACCATATATTCGATTTTTCAGAATTAAAGGAAAAGATGAAATACATCACTACAAATATAAAAGATGTTAGAATTGAAGATCTGAAGGGTGCATTTATCCAATATGTTATATCTCTTGGGGGGTGTGATATCGGCAAGTTTATCATTGATGGAGTGGAGAATGGTACAAACCTATCCTATTCTTCCTTCAACAAAGCAATTGAGAAAGGAGAGATAATTATTCCGTCAGTAGACAAGGAGTGGAAGAGAATTGAAGTATCAGTTTGA
- a CDS encoding diphthine--ammonia ligase, whose amino-acid sequence MRMLSLFSGGKDSLFATYLAMREGHEVVCLLSLESERDDSYMFHVPNISLTSFQAKAMGIPLIQKNVKGEKEKEVEELHHIIGEFVKNKEIDGIITGAIESNYQRERIQKIADYYGIFHYAPLWKTDTNKYMETLINNGFKAVIVSVSALGLDESFLGRIIDEEVLEKLKLLNKKYGVHIAGEGGEYETFVTDSPIFKKKLIIEKSSKIVENLNGILVIESVILEDKL is encoded by the coding sequence ATGAGAATGTTATCCCTATTTTCTGGTGGAAAGGACTCTCTTTTTGCCACATATCTTGCAATGAGAGAAGGCCACGAAGTTGTTTGTCTTCTCTCCTTGGAGTCAGAAAGAGATGATTCATACATGTTTCACGTCCCCAATATTTCTTTGACATCATTTCAGGCAAAAGCTATGGGAATTCCTTTGATACAAAAAAATGTCAAAGGTGAAAAAGAAAAGGAAGTTGAAGAATTGCACCATATTATTGGCGAATTTGTTAAAAATAAAGAAATCGACGGGATAATAACAGGTGCTATTGAGTCAAACTACCAGAGGGAAAGGATTCAAAAGATTGCTGACTATTATGGGATATTTCACTATGCCCCTCTATGGAAGACAGATACTAACAAATATATGGAAACATTAATCAATAATGGCTTTAAGGCTGTTATCGTTTCAGTTTCAGCACTTGGCCTTGATGAATCTTTTCTTGGAAGAATAATTGATGAAGAGGTTCTGGAAAAATTAAAACTCTTGAACAAAAAATATGGAGTGCATATTGCTGGAGAAGGCGGAGAATATGAAACTTTTGTCACAGATTCACCTATATTCAAAAAGAAATTAATAATAGAAAAATCAAGTAAAATAGTAGAAAATCTAAATGGAATCTTAGTAATAGAATCTGTTATTCTCGAAGACAAATTATAG
- a CDS encoding protein-L-isoaspartate(D-aspartate) O-methyltransferase has translation MSISDESRNKLVSYLEKIRYIKSDSVKNAFLKVDRSNFVPENLKDEAYKDAPLPIGWGQTISAPSMIALMLEVSDLKNGIKTLEIGAGSGYNAALIAEICGEENVVTIERIPEVYQFGMENLKRAGYNVKIVLGDGTKGFQEDAPYDRIIATAAAPEIPKSWKDQLKEGGMIIAPVGKERYYQELLVLKKNRDGTFGTNKYGGCIFVPLVGENGWKEQ, from the coding sequence ATGTCGATAAGTGATGAGTCAAGGAATAAACTGGTTTCTTATCTTGAAAAAATTAGATATATTAAATCTGATTCTGTTAAAAATGCATTTTTAAAAGTCGATAGAAGTAATTTTGTTCCTGAAAATCTAAAAGACGAAGCATACAAGGACGCCCCTCTCCCAATTGGCTGGGGGCAGACTATTTCTGCACCTTCAATGATAGCATTGATGCTTGAAGTATCCGATCTTAAAAATGGGATAAAAACTTTGGAGATAGGGGCTGGCTCAGGGTATAACGCTGCTTTAATTGCCGAGATATGTGGCGAAGAGAACGTTGTCACAATAGAAAGAATTCCAGAAGTTTATCAATTTGGCATGGAGAATCTAAAAAGAGCGGGATACAATGTCAAGATAGTTCTTGGGGACGGTACAAAAGGTTTTCAAGAAGACGCACCATACGATAGGATAATTGCTACTGCAGCAGCACCTGAAATTCCAAAAAGCTGGAAGGACCAACTAAAAGAGGGGGGTATGATAATAGCACCCGTTGGTAAAGAGAGATACTACCAAGAGCTTTTAGTATTAAAAAAGAATAGAGACGGCACATTTGGTACTAATAAATACGGTGGGTGTATATTCGTGCCTCTAGTTGGAGAGAACGGGTGGAAGGAACAATGA
- a CDS encoding deoxyuridine 5'-triphosphate nucleotidohydrolase has product MESCVLTGNEIRELISKNNLVQNYIDLDTQITPNGFDMTVREVHSIVSGGAVDFSNEKRKLSETKKIDFVEEFVFLEKGAYKIIYNEIVNIPPNIVALGRPRSTLLRCGANVGTAVWDRGYSGRSESLLSVDNVKGIKIFKDARVLQLVFMRTLTDESVYKGIFLKENI; this is encoded by the coding sequence ATGGAAAGTTGCGTTCTTACAGGAAATGAAATTAGAGAACTTATATCAAAGAATAATCTAGTACAGAATTATATAGATCTGGATACCCAGATTACTCCAAATGGATTTGATATGACAGTTAGAGAGGTACACAGTATTGTATCTGGAGGTGCTGTAGATTTCAGTAACGAAAAAAGAAAGCTTTCTGAAACGAAAAAGATAGATTTTGTTGAAGAATTTGTTTTTCTTGAAAAAGGCGCTTACAAGATCATTTACAATGAAATTGTAAATATCCCGCCAAATATAGTTGCTTTGGGAAGACCTCGCTCAACTCTACTGAGATGCGGTGCAAACGTTGGAACAGCTGTTTGGGATAGGGGTTACAGTGGAAGGAGTGAGTCCTTACTTTCAGTAGATAATGTGAAGGGTATAAAGATTTTCAAGGATGCGAGGGTTCTACAACTAGTGTTTATGCGAACATTGACAGATGAATCAGTTTACAAGGGGATATTTCTAAAAGAAAATATATAA
- a CDS encoding HVO_0476 family zinc finger protein — protein MCKHTEYEVLKKRGRQELRKCNLCGEVFQTVMDKEILIKVPAVVSYFEQSKKILIDVAENKLFEVGELIEVNGKKYYVNHIDAKRKADSALAKDINTLYLIPEDIPVVLKITLRIQYGHLSLRAFADKDEVFSKGDNITIDEQDMIIDKILATHGFEPSASASEIRRLYCSQSSKSGRSLDVDK, from the coding sequence GTGTGTAAGCATACAGAGTACGAAGTCCTTAAAAAAAGAGGAAGACAAGAGTTGAGAAAGTGCAATCTTTGTGGCGAAGTATTCCAGACTGTTATGGACAAAGAAATCTTAATTAAAGTTCCCGCTGTAGTTTCCTATTTTGAGCAATCCAAAAAAATATTAATCGATGTTGCTGAAAATAAACTATTTGAAGTTGGAGAATTGATAGAAGTCAACGGGAAAAAATACTACGTCAACCATATAGACGCCAAAAGAAAAGCAGATTCTGCGTTAGCTAAAGATATCAACACACTATATCTCATACCAGAGGATATACCTGTTGTGCTTAAAATTACTTTAAGAATTCAATATGGCCACCTTTCACTTAGGGCTTTTGCAGATAAAGATGAAGTATTTTCTAAAGGGGACAATATTACAATTGATGAACAGGATATGATTATAGATAAAATATTGGCGACGCATGGATTTGAACCGTCTGCATCAGCATCCGAGATAAGAAGATTATACTGCTCGCAATCCTCTAAAAGTGGAAGGAGTCTTGATGTCGATAAGTGA
- a CDS encoding DUF4350 domain-containing protein translates to MKKILGLSIFVIMLLSIFSPLVFADNEDILFYGQSLGKIEDSIKINYNITKSQMIPQSISQYKLITIITPDKGISSEEIPRLLDFVNSGGTLLIIAEDFTEASSITQINRLLSSLNIEVNVDRVYDDTNFASYNTNVLVQGDDNYLPSKGVSKIIFVSGSSLKGEFDGELKSNITSYSKNYDEFQTYGKGQRPPISGFIKYGKGMVIIVGDKSLFEDTYVVQEDNALFVMNLFDFAIGDANAIDQRIQYKKNYDQETNSFLSYFDSMKKNGFSEIKPTETNRITSLIQQAQGYYSFGLYREAYTTISQAITLLESQMDFIDAEFNEKIQKAKNLESEARSKGIAVADEALFNEGVYYLTQAEKEINLTKRIELIDKSIEVLEKFGQGDMQRTKIEIDTADSKLKKAKETLFYENDVQKADELLTEAKRLFNRGNYSDAFSMATESQKYSERAIEKYNIFKIILGLGLLLGALLLMIITKRILSWKAEKKD, encoded by the coding sequence ATGAAAAAGATTTTAGGGCTCTCCATATTTGTAATTATGCTTCTTTCGATATTTTCCCCTCTAGTTTTTGCCGATAATGAGGATATTTTATTTTATGGGCAAAGTCTTGGAAAAATTGAAGATTCAATTAAGATTAATTATAACATTACTAAATCCCAAATGATCCCCCAAAGTATTTCTCAGTATAAACTCATTACAATAATAACTCCAGACAAAGGGATATCTTCTGAAGAGATTCCAAGACTTCTTGATTTTGTTAACTCAGGCGGCACTCTATTGATAATTGCAGAAGATTTTACAGAGGCAAGTTCAATAACACAGATTAATCGTCTTCTTTCTTCTTTGAATATAGAGGTCAATGTCGATAGGGTATATGATGATACAAACTTTGCAAGTTACAATACCAATGTTTTGGTACAAGGAGATGATAATTATCTTCCGTCAAAAGGTGTTTCCAAAATTATTTTTGTTAGTGGCTCAAGTCTTAAAGGAGAATTTGACGGCGAACTAAAAAGCAATATTACTTCTTATTCTAAAAACTATGATGAATTTCAAACTTATGGGAAGGGTCAAAGGCCACCCATTTCTGGATTTATAAAATATGGGAAAGGAATGGTAATAATAGTTGGAGACAAATCCCTATTTGAAGATACATATGTAGTTCAGGAAGACAATGCTCTTTTTGTCATGAATCTATTTGACTTTGCAATTGGAGACGCCAATGCAATAGATCAGAGGATTCAATACAAAAAAAATTATGATCAAGAAACAAATTCGTTTTTGTCATATTTTGACTCTATGAAAAAGAACGGTTTTTCTGAGATTAAACCCACTGAAACAAATAGAATTACTTCCTTAATTCAGCAAGCGCAAGGTTACTACTCATTCGGGCTTTATAGAGAGGCATATACTACAATATCCCAGGCAATAACTCTTCTCGAATCTCAAATGGATTTTATTGATGCTGAATTCAATGAAAAGATTCAGAAAGCAAAGAATTTAGAAAGCGAGGCAAGAAGTAAGGGAATTGCAGTTGCCGACGAGGCGCTATTTAATGAAGGTGTTTATTACTTAACCCAGGCTGAAAAAGAAATCAACCTTACTAAGAGAATTGAGCTTATTGATAAGTCTATTGAAGTACTTGAGAAGTTTGGCCAGGGAGATATGCAAAGGACAAAAATAGAAATTGATACAGCCGATAGTAAATTAAAGAAAGCGAAAGAGACATTATTCTATGAAAATGATGTTCAAAAAGCCGATGAACTATTAACTGAAGCAAAAAGACTTTTCAACAGAGGAAACTATTCTGATGCATTTTCAATGGCAACAGAATCACAGAAATATTCTGAAAGAGCTATAGAAAAATACAATATATTTAAAATCATACTTGGTCTTGGACTTCTATTAGGGGCATTGCTGCTAATGATTATAACAAAGAGGATTTTATCATGGAAAGCAGAAAAGAAAGATTAA
- a CDS encoding potassium channel family protein, whose translation MILIFFCGLIFSIFEKGKSLFDGIWWAIETVSTVGYWDIAPLTTGGRAIGIILIFLGIGFMSMLTVAISAYFVEKDANQDTKKY comes from the coding sequence GTGATCCTTATTTTCTTCTGCGGGCTTATCTTTTCTATATTTGAAAAGGGCAAGTCATTATTTGATGGGATATGGTGGGCCATTGAAACTGTTTCAACAGTTGGCTATTGGGATATAGCACCCCTTACAACAGGTGGCCGGGCAATCGGTATTATATTGATATTTTTGGGGATAGGTTTCATGTCTATGCTCACAGTAGCCATATCCGCATACTTTGTTGAAAAGGATGCGAATCAGGATACAAAAAAATATTAG
- a CDS encoding class I SAM-dependent methyltransferase yields MKGVKKHFEDEASEFDNIILKLVPHYTQMIDALVSAIPFKNSDSINTIDLGCGTGYVSMNIKERFPNSNLTCLDFAENMIAKAKIRMQQYNNVNFYLKDITKFDFDKKYNAIVSSLALHHLETKKDKIKFYKKIFEALEPKGVFYNADIILGSNEALQELYISKWKEFMAKSIPGDEIENTWMTKHHEEDWPEILLDQMSWLENIGFREIDIVWKYYNFAVYGGTKPK; encoded by the coding sequence ATGAAAGGAGTAAAAAAACACTTCGAAGATGAAGCTTCTGAATTTGATAATATTATTCTAAAATTAGTTCCGCATTATACCCAAATGATTGATGCACTAGTTTCAGCTATCCCGTTTAAGAATTCCGATTCAATCAATACAATCGATTTGGGGTGTGGAACTGGATACGTTTCAATGAACATAAAAGAGAGATTTCCCAATTCCAATCTCACCTGCCTTGACTTTGCTGAGAACATGATAGCCAAGGCCAAAATCAGAATGCAACAATACAACAATGTCAACTTTTATCTAAAGGACATAACAAAATTTGATTTTGATAAAAAGTATAATGCTATTGTATCCTCACTTGCGCTTCATCACTTAGAAACAAAAAAAGATAAAATAAAATTCTATAAGAAAATATTTGAAGCCCTTGAGCCCAAAGGGGTATTTTATAATGCAGATATTATTCTGGGTTCAAATGAGGCTCTTCAGGAGTTATATATCTCTAAATGGAAAGAGTTCATGGCCAAAAGTATCCCAGGGGATGAAATAGAGAATACTTGGATGACAAAACATCACGAAGAAGACTGGCCTGAAATACTTTTAGATCAGATGTCGTGGCTAGAGAATATTGGATTTAGAGAGATCGATATTGTATGGAAGTATTATAATTTCGCAGTGTATGGTGGGACTAAACCTAAATAA